In the Ictalurus furcatus strain D&B chromosome 13, Billie_1.0, whole genome shotgun sequence genome, CcatttacattcttttttttaatgattttttataCAGAATATTAAAAATCACAGCATGAAGATTCCACAAAGtcaaaatgataaaatgaatGTTGAGAGGAAACTGGGTTGTGTCTAACGTAATTTAATTTACTCTAAAACTAAGTGTACTACTGTGTAGTCCACACAATTAAACCAGAGAAACAATGTCAAATGCAGTATAAATATTCAAACAGAATAGTAGTCACAGTTATGCTCAGAAATAGTTCAAACAAAACAGTACCCTTTGCTATTAATCACTTATCTGTTACAGTGCTTTCCCTTTCCCTAGAACAGTATAAGCAGCCTTTTGTAAACcactggaaaacaaaaaaaatattcccaTAGCTTTAGTGTaacaatatgaaaaaataaaaagctatgTTGAATCCTTATTTACATGATTGCACATTGGtcggtttatttttgttttgtatttgttagACTGGGCATACAGCATCATCAAGTATCAGTGAATACTTTGTTCGTGTATCCCCCCCGTCGTCATATTGATGTGGTTCTGCTTTGTGCAACATTCAACTCAGCCAGAGGAACAGATCTCCTGTAATAGATTGTTCCTCTGGCCTCAATATTATATAACAAGCATCAGTGAAATAAACAGTGTACAAcaacaagagagagaggaaagttCTTATATCCTAAGAAGCCAATGTCCTACTTGTACAAAACATTAGGGGCACATTACTATTGTATTGCATCAACAAGACAGCCTTAATTAATCTGAATTCATTATTCATTCCAAGTGTCCGTTAATATAAGCATGCAGTATGAAGGGAACATGGACTCCTGCTTTACTCTATGACCTTGAAATCCCAGCAGCAGCAACTAAGATTTATCAAGACAGACAATATGCTTTCATGCCTCCACTGTCTAACATTCGTCTTCCTAATGTTTGCCTCCCAGAGTATCTATAGCATCTTGTATTTTGTTGAAGCACTCTGGAAGGTTGTACTCTGCCTTACAGGACCTCCAAAAACTAAAATGTACACAATCTTATGGgtcattaaataattttatactaGAATGACAACTAATGGAGTGTGTCCATCTGTGCAATTTCTTTCCCCTTTCATCAATGATTGGACATTCTGTTGGATGGAGGTTTATTAATGGCAGACCGTCCCACTCAAGACACACTACTTCAAACAGCTTCATATGGATCACTGGATTTATAAGCACTGAAATTATTTTCTAGCCACACCTTATTAACAACATATGGCACTATTTTGAAGGTTTTCTACTTTTTAAGCCATGTCTGAAAGTATTGTGAAGAAATATCCTGTGCAGTCAAGAAATCCCATAACTCAGATAtggaatacccataatgcactgtctAGCACCATAGCTAGACCATTTATAACAGGATGTAACTAGCATCATAGAATAAAAGCAAAGCATGCAGTATACGAAATATTTTACTTCACATTCCCTATGAAATTCTTTGCTTTTTACAATCTTCCAACCTTTAGTATCTGTATTGTGCTTTTCACCAGttgaaatatactgtactttGTCATCTGCCTGGAAAACCAAACAGCTTTCAGCTGAAATGAGACACTGACCTACACCAATCAGGTAACTGGTATAAAAACAtatgtaaacaaaatgaaatatcaACTAATTACAGCTACAATTACTGGAACAGTTGCATACATGCCCAAAGGAGAAAGTTTGTGCTTCTTGCCCCAGTGCATATTGAAGACGGTGATTTTGACAAAGTAAGAATCAAAAATTCCATTTTAAGGGTTATCAATTTTCAAAATCAGGTGATAGTCACCATTAAACTTAGAAAAGTTGCACAATAGAGCACAGCCAAGCACAACCCACAAAAGTAGTGGAACAACTGAATTGTTTGgttattttcataaaaaatcAAAATCATCCTTGGTGTGTTTGGCGACAAACGGGGTCTGTATacatggaaaaacaaacaaacaaacaaaaaaaaaccatatccACTATGAAATATGATGGTGCACTGGAAAGTGATGACTTGCAGCTGTACTCATGATGATCACTGTTTCTGAAGGATGTTTTAGCCCAAAACTAGTTTGCCTCTGCCATGCTGAAACTAGGCTGTGGAATAAATGTTTTATCTTATTCAGGGTGTCAGTGAATCTCAGAAAATACTCTGAGCATGTGGTAGGAAAACACCCTGGGCACAATGCACAGACACATTTGGACACCTATTCATATCTGGGGGTAATTTAGAGTCACAAATTCACATAACgacatgtttttgagaggtagGAGGAAATACTTTACAGGAAGAGGTAAACTATAAGGagactttaaaatgcaaaactattgcctttatttatttaacaatgggTGCTAATAGTTATTGTGTTAATTTCACTCCACCTGGACCTCCTGTATAGGGAACACTGAGGAGAATCTGTTCCAAAGACTGCACATGCCCCAATCGCCAAAATGCATTCTCTTCCTTCATCTACATTAATGAGTGAGATGGGATATCATCAGATGAACTCTCAACTATTAAAATCAATGCACATCAATTTCAATGAAAGGTCAGTCACCCATCTTGTCTTGTACACTCACTGAAAGAGTGAAACATCTTAAGACTAGATTCCAAATTCCAGGAGTTTACAGCAGtaggaaatcaaacaaaagaaaaaaacaaaaacaaaaacacattactgAAGTCTCTGGAAGCTGGGACACTATGAAGCAGGTTTTAATTTTGCCCCTtgatatttgtttactcactgTTATATGTTTCACTGTCACCTGGTTATCTTTCTTCTTACTAGTTTAAGGGTGTCCAAAGatttgtgtttctttgtctctggGGCACATGACTTCAGCTTGAATGTCTCTTCAGAACGTTCTATTTTTATGATTTGCCATTAACACAGGCTCAAACACTGCACCCTTCGCTGTACACTTAAcattaattatgttttaaattaCTGTAGCTTCTTTTATGCACCCTTTCAGGACTGCCAGAAAGTCTTGAACAAGGCCCCTAACCATCAACATCTCAGCTGTATGCATAGGTTGTATTCTACCTcgtttgtaaatgtaaacatcaaACAtgaacgcaaaaaaaaaaggccacatTGTGTCTATTCAACTAAGCAGAATCTTTATGATTAGACAACATACTTTGTTCACCACTGGTGACTCAGTGACTTCCACTGGTCAGGTAATTTGTTTGTCCCGACTTGATCTTGGTTCTCTTTACTAGATACTAATGACTGATGAGCTCACTTGAAACTGTGTTCAGCTTTACCCACATACAAGCAGTTGTCTGAGAAAGAGTTTGGGTCTAATATGGAACCAAAATAGCAAATAATTGTAATGTAGTGTATTTGTAGAAAAGCTGTATTAGGTTCAGTTTAAATCATTGTATAAACTTTCTTTAAACTTTAACATGCTTCTCAGAATAGCGAATAAagttagaaaaaaaagttgaccaatttgttattattagctACATGGTTTAGCTGAGACTTATCTGCTTCAGTGGGTGCCTGCGAGACCACATATTCAACTCCATTTGCAATGCTGTCTTTGGTGTTGTCGTGTATTGGTTTTTGCTCATCTAGTATACTGATACCACTTCCTTCTTTAGTGTTTTGGATGTCCAAAATAGGAACCTGCTGATGGACGTCCACCTCCAGGCGTTCACAACTCTCCCCATCCTGTACTCTTCCTTCTTGGCCATCTCTACGATTATGTATAGTTGTGTCGTCTTCTTGCAATCTTAAGTCAACAGAGTTTAGGTCAGGCTCATCTACAGCTCCTTCTTCATGTTGTAAAGAGGGAACATTTGGAGAGGGGCTAcggattacaaaaaaaaaatggcaaaggTCAATCTGGATACcaatcattagttcatatttgaCAGTTGTTCTGTTGACTCAAACTTCATCTGTACCTCTCAATTGATTCATAAGAAATTGGTGTTGGGCATGTCTCCAGTGGCCCGCCACCTTCCTCCTGAGCCCAGCCGCGATTAGACGAGGCATAAGTTAGAATGGCGTCAGTCACGCTGTAAGGAGTGTGACCCTTTACGCAGTCTTGAATGTGACTAACAGGAAGCTGAGTCTGCAGAAACAGATGGAGCTGGCTGTCGGACAGGCACACGGTCATGTGCACTACCCTGTGGGTACAAAACTTCtcattaaaatgtgctgaacCTCAGTACATCTGCAGAGGAAAAAAACTATGCAGACAATGACAGAAATAATTCTGATAACAAAATTATTGCTGTTTAAAAGCCTCATGATATTCAGTAGATGGCTGTATTAAAATAGTGTTACAATACTGTTCTTTTGTTGACTTCAGTTAATCAAATGTTAAGCCAAAACACTGCTCTGACTCATCTGAGGTTAATGTAATTCAGAACAAATTGCAATTTGTCATTCATTGTTGCTTACTTCCTTTTATAATTTCTAGAAAAACCATCAAATTGAGCAAATATTTGACAACAATGTAGATTACATTTCTCTTCATTCTGACACATTATAGATTAAGATGACGACACTGACTTGTCCAGGAAGCTCTGTAAACCCTTTCTCCTCTTTTCAATGAAGTCTGTGTTGTTAAAGTGGATGAAAGACTTTCCGGGCAGGTCAGGAACAGGTCTGTGTGAAAGTTTAGAGTAATAAAATTATCAGAAAGAAAGCCAGACAGTCATATTAATATACACAAATTCTTTTGTTTCTGTGCGGTTAAATAACCTCTTGGCTTTCTGAGCAGTCAATTggaataaatgtattataaatgcaTTACGTTGTCATTATTGTAATTCACTAAAAgccttgatttaatttttttttattttttttttacttacaccAGACCAGCATTCTTCTGCAGTTTCTGCTTCAGCCACACAAACTCACTATATCGCCGACGCACACAGGAGGTTTTAGCTGTGAAAGCCTTGCTGTTGGTcttagcacagagacagaaaaacctAAAATTATGTTCACTGAAATGATTATGTATTTAACCTCATGAACCTGTTTATTAATTACATACACTCATGATTTATGTATAGTCAGCGCTGTAATTATTCGCAACTTTGATAAAGATGGGTAAAAAATTTTtgacaatttttatttgtagctAATTAACTTAATCTCACTGAACATATGAAAAAAGttaatttattcaaaataaaatacaaaaacttaattattaaagtttaaaattattattattttattgtttgttttttgttttttttacaaaagaacATGCATCAAAATTAGTGACAGATCTACTTTAGCCTTTACTGATGATAACATCACTGTGTCTTCCTCTCTAAAGCTTGATTAGAATGGAGAATAGATAGTAAGGAACCTGAGACGACTCctcaatacagaatctctccacatCGTGCAGGGTCCTCACTCCTCTCTTGTGGACGCTCCTCTTCAgctcaccacacaggttttaaATGAGGCTTGGGTAAGTGGCCTGTGATGGCCATGTCAAAATTTGGACTGTGTTTAGTGAAACATTTTTTGTGCTGATTTGGCtgtatgtacaaaaaaaagtattgtaactgctggaagatccaactacAATATGACTCAGCTGTAGCTCTGGCAGAGACTTTCATGTGAGTATTAGGCTCTTTTCAATATaacctttcttctttttatgcCAAACCCACCTTGAGTATTATCAAGAAGCTCTATTTATGTCTGACCATAAAATCCAATCCAAGTCAAAGTTCCAGTAGCGTCTAGTAAACTCTTGATGCTTACATTTGTGGAGATTTAGTGACTCAAAAATACTTCTACTGCAAATCTGCAAAAATAATCTTTCGAGAACTTTTGCCACTCTAATCAGCCTCCTCAGTGTGGGGGACAATCTGTGTTAAATTCACTTCCAGCCAGGTTTATTACAACTCCAGTGCTTTTAAATGTCTTAATTGTTTCCCCAAGAGTGGATGTGGGCATTTTCAGGtgtgtagctttttttttatatccacttccTGATTATGAAGTGAGACTTTTGTCTCACTTTTGTAAAACCACTCTTAAGCAATAAGATGAACTTAAAAAAGGTAAATATAAATTggaactagagctgcaacaactaatcgataaaatcgataataaaaatcattgtcaatgaatctcattattgattagttggtctgtgcgtgGCACGGGACATGtttactcattatgttacttctgttctgaaaacttGTGTTCTGAATTAGTCGGCCATGGAGTGCGTTTACTCACTatattacttctgttccgaaaacacgcttcggagagtaaataatAAAGTTGTGTCTCAAATGACATActctacacttacactatgcactgtatgCTCTACCGtttagtgtatgaattttacaaaggtaatatcatctcaaatggaacactagcggtaTTTTACTacccggaagtataagccacttcctagtcaacggcacatgacgtcatacgcacgtaatgtgacaccgctagctttagcagatacccagagtcaatgacaatgactttcttcagtttactgtttatatacttagttaattttatatataagtatttatgcattattttttacgGATGcataaaaagcactgaattaaactacagtcctaaattaattatatatatatatatatatatatatatatatatatatatatatatatattctggtgtgtgtgt is a window encoding:
- the snx11 gene encoding sorting nexin-11, which produces MCSFTTGRMIKSQEDEFITVRVQDPRVMNEGSWNSYVDFKIFLYTNSKAFTAKTSCVRRRYSEFVWLKQKLQKNAGLVPVPDLPGKSFIHFNNTDFIEKRRKGLQSFLDKVVHMTVCLSDSQLHLFLQTQLPVSHIQDCVKGHTPYSVTDAILTYASSNRGWAQEEGGGPLETCPTPISYESIESPSPNVPSLQHEEGAVDEPDLNSVDLRLQEDDTTIHNRRDGQEGRVQDGESCERLEVDVHQQVPILDIQNTKEGSGISILDEQKPIHDNTKDSIANGVEYVVSQAPTEADKSQLNHVANNNKLVNFFF